The Maylandia zebra isolate NMK-2024a linkage group LG7, Mzebra_GT3a, whole genome shotgun sequence genome contains a region encoding:
- the LOC101465603 gene encoding troponin I, fast skeletal muscle, translated as MSGKKVSSSRKHQLKSLMLSIAKGILEEEEREREEAKRRYIAETCPPVSMPRTMQELQDLCKEIHRKIDGIDEERYDLEMKVNKANKEIDDLKIKVQDLMGKFKKPVLKKVRMSADAMLKALLGSKHTVNLDLRANLKQVKKEVKDEDKELRDVGDWRKNIEDKSGMDGRKKMFEAEA; from the exons ATGTCGGG GAAAAAAGTGTCATCAAGTCGTAAGCATCAGCTGAAG AGTTTGATGCTGTCCATCGCTAAAGGTATACTggaggaggaagaaagagagcgagaggagGCAAAGAGGAGGTACATAGCTGAGACCTGTCCTCCTGTGTCCATGCCCAGGACCATGCAGGAGCTGCAG GATCTGTGCAAGGAGATCCACCGCAAGATCGACGGGATCGATGAGGAGCGATACGACCTGGAGATGAAAGTCAACAAAGCCAACAAAGAG ATCGATGACCTGAAGATTAAAGTCCAGGACCTGATGGGCAAGTTTAAGAAGCCCGTGCTGAAAAAAGTACGCATGTCTGCAGACGCCATGCTGAAAGCTCTGCTAGGCTCCAAACACACAGTTAACCTGGACCTGAGAGCCAACCTGAAGCAGGTCAAGAAGGAGGTGAAGGACGAG GACAAAGAGCTCCGTGATGTCGGCGACTGGCGCAAAAACATTGAAGACAAATCCGGCATGGATGGGAGGAAGAAGATGTTTGAGGCTGAGGCCTAA